From Danio rerio strain Tuebingen ecotype United States chromosome 7, GRCz12tu, whole genome shotgun sequence, the proteins below share one genomic window:
- the si:dkey-83f18.11 gene encoding uncharacterized protein LOC100003110 precursor, producing MGQFLDSLLLLVALCSISECVQRQYHFINEMKTWTEAQRYCREKYTDLATVDNMNDMIQLMKSVKVNDRGVWIGLQRKWQWSSGDPALFLHWGNEQPDGADECAFMRNGQWEDGKCNDSWIFVCYNMSRGLVFVNQAMTWRAAQSYCRQNHTDLVSVRNQNESQQLEKFINDSHKFASEVWIGLFRDSWQWSDRSNYSFSYWNNQEPNDYGGKENCTVVQPKTEGRWNDIVCNNLFPFVCHEDKLIVIQQNLSWSEALRYCRQNHVDLVSVQSVEMQYKVMNVVKLASTEAVWLGLRHSCALGIWFWVSGQTVCYQNWAPGNGTSEEDCEPTVRSGAVQSGGSQTWISRPETHKLNFICRNY from the exons ATGGGCCAATTTCTAGATTCCCTCCTCCTCCTCGTTG CTCTCTGCTCCATATCTGAATGTGTTCAGCGTCAGTATCACTTTATAAATGAGATGAAGACCTGGACTGAAGCTCAGAGATACTGCAGAGAGAAATACACAGATCTGGCCACCGTTGACAACATGAACGACATGATCCAGCTGATGAAGAGTGTGAAAGTGAATGATAGAGGTGTCTGGATTGGTCTGCAGAGGAAATGGCAGTGGTCTTCAGGAGATCCTGCTCTCTTTCTTCACTGGGGAAATGAACAACCAGACGGCGCAGATGAGTGTGCTTTTATGAGAAATGGTCAATGGGAAGATGGGAAATGTAATGACTCCTGGATATTTGTCTGCTACAACA TGAGCAGAGGACTGGTGTTTGTCAATCAGGCGATGACCTGGAGAGCTGCTCAGAGTTACTGCAGACAGAATCACACTGATCTGGTCAGTGTGAGGAACCAGAATGAGAGTCAACAGCTGGAGAAGTTCATTAATGACAGTCATAAATTTGCATCTGAAGTCTGGATCGGTCTGTTCAGAGACTCATGGCAGTGGTCAGATCGGAGCAACTATTCATTCAGTTACTGGAATAATCAGGAACCAAATGATTACGGAGGGAAGGAAAATTGTACAGTAGTTCAACCGAAGACTGAGGGACGATGGAATGACATCGTTTGTAATAACCTGTTTCCTTTTGTGTGTCATGAAG ATAAACTGATTGTGATCCAGCAGAATCTGTCGTGGTCTGAAGCTCTGAGATACTGCAGACAGAATCATGTGGATCTGGTCTCGGTTCAGTCAGTGGAGATGCAGTATAAGGTGATGAACGTGGTTAAACTGGCGTCTACTGAGGCGGTGTGGTTGGGTTTACGTCACTCCTGTGCTTTGGGCATCTGGTTCTGGGTGAGTGGACAGACCGTGTGCTATCAGAACTGGGCTCCAGGGAACGGCACATCAGAGGAGGACTGTGAGCCCACAGTGAGATCTGGAGCAGTTCAGTCTGGAGGAAGTCAGACCTGGATCAGCCGTCCTGAAACTCACAAACTCAACTTTATCTGCAGAAACTATTAG